From Crassaminicella indica, one genomic window encodes:
- a CDS encoding LacI family DNA-binding transcriptional regulator, which translates to MVLHRIRRNKMPVTINDIAKEAGVSRATVSRVLNDSGYVKYETRQKVLKAIKELNYTPSAIARSLSTKKTNTIGVIVPEINDPFFGEVIKGISEVADEYNLNIILFNTDDNVEKELKALELLKEQRIQGIIITPTFTEDELNSEYLKTLENFGIPIILIDGHVKYTSFSGVFIDHIKGAYDGTEALIKAGHKKIAIINGHMKSRPAKERFIGYKKALSMYNIPLEERYIFYGEYKYENAYNITNEILKMKDPPTAIFVSSNMMILGCIKALYENKINVPKDIAIIGFDKLEVLNIIGMNISFINGPTLELGRTGMKMLIDSLNDKKKKEIRRVILLPEIVLKGSEKYVEKNRCE; encoded by the coding sequence ATGGTGTTGCATAGAATACGGAGGAACAAAATGCCTGTTACAATTAATGATATTGCTAAGGAAGCAGGAGTATCTCGTGCAACTGTATCAAGAGTTTTAAATGATTCAGGTTATGTAAAGTACGAAACGAGACAGAAGGTTTTAAAAGCAATAAAGGAATTAAATTATACGCCTAGTGCTATTGCAAGAAGCTTATCTACAAAAAAAACTAACACCATAGGGGTAATCGTTCCTGAGATCAATGACCCGTTCTTTGGAGAAGTGATAAAGGGAATCAGTGAAGTAGCAGATGAATATAATTTAAATATTATTTTATTTAATACAGATGATAATGTAGAAAAGGAATTAAAAGCTCTTGAACTTTTAAAAGAGCAGAGAATTCAAGGAATTATAATTACACCTACTTTTACTGAAGATGAATTAAATAGTGAATATTTAAAAACTCTAGAAAATTTTGGAATACCTATTATTTTAATAGACGGACATGTAAAATATACAAGCTTTAGTGGAGTTTTTATTGACCATATAAAGGGTGCTTATGATGGAACAGAGGCACTAATTAAAGCTGGACATAAAAAAATTGCTATAATTAATGGGCATATGAAATCAAGACCTGCAAAAGAAAGATTTATTGGATATAAAAAAGCATTATCTATGTATAATATTCCTTTAGAGGAAAGATATATTTTTTATGGAGAATATAAATATGAAAATGCTTATAATATAACAAATGAAATATTAAAAATGAAAGATCCACCTACTGCTATTTTTGTAAGCAGCAATATGATGATTTTAGGATGTATAAAAGCACTTTATGAAAATAAAATTAATGTTCCAAAGGATATAGCAATTATAGGATTTGATAAATTGGAAGTATTGAACATTATAGGGATGAATATTAGTTTTATTAATGGTCCAACTTTAGAACTAGGAAGAACAGGAATGAAAATGCTTATAGATAGTCTAAATGATAAAAAAAAGAAAGAGATCAGAAGAGTGATTCTTTTGCCAGAGATTGTATTAAAAGGTTCAGAAAAATATGTTGAAAAAAATAGATGTGAATGA
- a CDS encoding ATP-dependent Clp protease ATP-binding subunit produces the protein MKMCSICKKNIAIVFTSQIENGKNEIKGLCIECAKKMGIPVVDQLMQQAGMSQEDIENLAEQMKDMFQDMDMEGLEDDNFFANLTEGAFPFMKEVDNEEDEVEKEVPSARVKEDIKNDGKNKKSRKKKKFLEKYGINLTEKAKNNEVDKIIGRNREIDRVVQILNRRTKNNPILIGEPGVGKTAIAEGLAVRIVNRQVPAKLFKHEVYLLDLTAVVAGTQFRGQFEGRMKSIIKEATECGNVILVIDEVHNIMGAGEVHGGVMNAANILKPALARGDIQVIGATTLEEYRKHIEKDAALERRFQPILVEEPTIDETIEILEGIKEYYEDYHKIKISKEAIEAAVNLSEKYITDRFLPDKAIDVIDEAGSRANLNNQGLIEIESLKEELHKIKEEKEKAAVNNDFEKAAKCKMEEFKVEEKINKIKERCQSEITIEDIASVIEAWTKIPVQRITEEEAKKLLNLEDRLHRRVIGQHEAVSSLAKAIRRNRSGFRKKKKPASFIFVGPTGVGKTELVKTLAFELFGSEEAMIRIDMSEYMEKHTVSKLIGAPPGYVGYDQGGQLTEKVRRKPYSVILLDEIEKAHADVFNMLLQILEDGRLTDSQGRTVFFENTVIVMTSNAGTNFKSNNIGFAKSEYSALETRVKDALKEIFRPEFLNRVDETIIFTHLSKDELRKIIELMLQEVMEEAKEKNISIKISDEVKDFILEKGYDKKYGARPLRRTIQKYIEDEIAEKYLLGEIKENANIKIDLEDGEIVIKSTNKNILDK, from the coding sequence ATGAAGATGTGTTCTATATGCAAGAAAAATATAGCTATTGTATTTACATCACAAATTGAAAATGGCAAAAATGAAATAAAAGGTTTATGTATAGAATGTGCAAAAAAAATGGGAATTCCTGTTGTAGATCAATTGATGCAGCAAGCTGGAATGAGCCAAGAAGATATTGAAAATTTAGCTGAACAAATGAAAGATATGTTTCAAGATATGGATATGGAAGGCTTAGAGGATGATAATTTCTTTGCAAACCTTACAGAAGGTGCATTTCCATTCATGAAGGAAGTTGACAATGAAGAAGATGAAGTTGAAAAGGAAGTACCTTCTGCTCGTGTTAAGGAAGATATAAAGAATGATGGGAAAAATAAAAAATCAAGAAAAAAGAAGAAATTCTTAGAGAAATATGGAATAAATCTAACAGAAAAGGCTAAGAACAATGAAGTAGATAAGATTATCGGGAGAAATAGAGAGATCGATCGTGTAGTACAAATATTAAATAGAAGAACAAAAAACAATCCGATACTAATTGGAGAGCCAGGAGTTGGAAAAACTGCTATTGCAGAGGGGTTAGCAGTTAGAATTGTCAATAGACAAGTTCCAGCAAAATTATTCAAACATGAAGTATATCTTTTAGATTTAACAGCTGTTGTGGCAGGAACACAATTTAGGGGACAGTTTGAAGGACGAATGAAATCTATCATAAAAGAAGCAACAGAATGTGGAAATGTCATTTTAGTCATTGATGAAGTTCATAATATTATGGGTGCAGGAGAGGTGCATGGTGGTGTTATGAATGCAGCAAACATTCTAAAACCAGCTCTTGCACGAGGAGATATACAGGTGATTGGTGCAACAACTCTTGAAGAATATCGAAAGCATATAGAAAAGGATGCAGCTCTTGAAAGAAGATTTCAGCCTATTTTAGTAGAAGAGCCGACAATTGATGAGACTATAGAAATACTAGAAGGAATAAAAGAATATTATGAAGATTATCACAAAATAAAAATATCAAAAGAAGCAATTGAAGCTGCTGTAAATTTGTCAGAAAAGTATATTACAGACCGTTTTCTGCCAGATAAAGCTATAGATGTAATTGATGAAGCTGGTTCACGTGCAAATCTAAATAATCAAGGACTTATAGAAATAGAATCTTTAAAAGAAGAACTTCATAAAATAAAAGAAGAAAAAGAGAAAGCAGCTGTAAATAATGATTTTGAAAAAGCAGCTAAATGTAAGATGGAAGAGTTTAAAGTAGAAGAGAAAATTAATAAAATAAAAGAGCGTTGTCAGTCAGAAATTACTATAGAAGATATTGCTTCTGTTATTGAAGCTTGGACAAAAATTCCAGTACAAAGGATTACAGAAGAAGAAGCAAAGAAGCTATTAAACCTAGAAGATAGATTGCATAGAAGAGTTATAGGCCAGCATGAAGCTGTATCTAGCTTAGCCAAAGCGATACGCCGTAATCGTTCAGGATTCAGAAAAAAGAAAAAGCCTGCTTCATTTATTTTTGTAGGACCTACTGGGGTAGGAAAAACAGAGCTTGTAAAGACACTTGCCTTTGAGCTTTTTGGAAGTGAAGAAGCAATGATTCGTATTGATATGTCTGAATATATGGAAAAACATACGGTTTCTAAATTAATTGGAGCCCCTCCTGGATATGTGGGCTATGATCAGGGAGGTCAACTTACTGAGAAGGTAAGAAGAAAGCCATATTCAGTGATTCTTTTAGATGAAATAGAAAAGGCTCATGCAGATGTATTTAATATGCTTTTGCAAATTCTTGAAGATGGAAGATTGACAGATAGTCAGGGAAGAACAGTATTTTTTGAAAATACAGTTATTGTGATGACCTCTAATGCAGGTACAAATTTTAAATCAAATAATATTGGTTTTGCAAAAAGTGAGTATAGTGCTTTAGAAACTCGAGTAAAGGATGCTTTAAAGGAAATATTCAGACCAGAATTTTTAAATAGAGTAGATGAAACAATTATATTTACGCATTTATCAAAGGATGAACTAAGAAAGATTATAGAATTAATGCTTCAAGAGGTAATGGAAGAAGCAAAAGAAAAAAATATTAGCATAAAAATTTCTGATGAAGTAAAAGATTTCATTTTAGAAAAGGGATATGACAAAAAGTATGGAGCAAGACCGTTAAGAAGAACTATACAAAAATATATAGAAGATGAAATTGCTGAAAAATATCTTTTAGGAGAAATTAAAGAAAATGCTAATATAAAAATAGACTTAGAGGATGGAGAAATAGTAATAAAGTCTACAAATAAAAATATACTAGACAAATAG
- the deoC gene encoding deoxyribose-phosphate aldolase has translation MKIQEYIDHTLLKPQATEEQIKKVCAEARKYGFASVCVNAYYTSLVRKELEGTNVKTCVVVGFPLGATTKEVKAFETKQAIENGAQEVDMVINIGALKNQKYDVVKEDIEAVVNAAKGKAFVKVIIETCLLNNEEKIKACEISKEAGADFVKTSTGFSTGGATVEDIALMRKTVGPDLGVKASGGVRTREDADAVIKAGANRIGASASIAIVEGKKDENAGY, from the coding sequence ATGAAAATACAAGAATATATTGATCACACGCTATTAAAGCCACAAGCTACAGAAGAACAAATAAAAAAAGTTTGTGCTGAAGCAAGAAAATATGGATTTGCTTCAGTATGTGTAAATGCATACTATACTTCATTAGTAAGAAAAGAGTTAGAAGGGACAAATGTAAAAACATGTGTTGTTGTAGGTTTTCCACTAGGGGCTACAACTAAAGAAGTAAAAGCATTTGAAACAAAACAAGCAATTGAAAATGGTGCACAAGAGGTAGATATGGTTATTAATATTGGTGCATTAAAGAACCAAAAATATGATGTAGTAAAAGAAGATATAGAGGCAGTGGTAAATGCAGCAAAAGGGAAAGCTTTTGTGAAGGTTATTATAGAAACTTGTCTTTTAAATAATGAAGAAAAAATAAAGGCATGCGAAATTTCAAAGGAAGCTGGAGCTGATTTTGTAAAAACTTCAACAGGTTTTTCAACAGGTGGAGCGACAGTAGAAGATATAGCATTGATGAGAAAAACAGTAGGGCCTGATTTAGGTGTTAAAGCTTCTGGGGGTGTAAGAACAAGAGAAGATGCAGATGCAGTAATAAAGGCAGGAGCTAATCGTATAGGAGCTAGTGCTTCTATTGCTATTGTTGAAGGAAAGAAAGATGAAAATGCTGGATATTAA
- the pfkB gene encoding 1-phosphofructokinase, which translates to MIYTVTLNPSIDYVVKVEDFRLGTVNRVNADYKYPGGKGINVSRVLKNMGIKSKALGFIGGFTGEYIKKYLEAEGIETDFITVKGDTRINIKLKADEETEINGAGPDITEENINVLFEKISKLTSKDYLVLAGNVQKSLSRDIYSKLQEKCINNDVKVVVDTTGESLIVTLKYNPFLIKPNKEELGEIFGVEMNTQEEIILYAKKLREMGAQNVIISMAGEGALLVCKSGVYHGSVPKGVVKNSVGAGDSLIAGFIASYSQNLDIEKAFKMGIASGSATAFSLDLCKREDVEKLLDQVKINKI; encoded by the coding sequence ATGATATATACAGTAACATTAAATCCATCAATAGATTATGTAGTAAAAGTTGAAGATTTTCGATTAGGAACAGTAAATAGAGTAAATGCAGATTATAAATATCCTGGTGGAAAAGGGATTAATGTGTCAAGGGTTTTGAAAAATATGGGCATAAAAAGTAAAGCACTTGGCTTTATAGGAGGGTTTACAGGGGAGTATATAAAAAAATATTTAGAAGCTGAAGGGATTGAAACGGATTTTATAACTGTAAAAGGAGATACAAGAATAAATATAAAGCTTAAAGCAGACGAAGAAACTGAAATAAATGGAGCTGGGCCTGATATTACAGAAGAAAATATCAATGTATTATTTGAAAAGATAAGTAAATTAACAAGCAAGGATTATCTTGTACTTGCAGGAAATGTTCAAAAAAGCTTATCAAGAGATATTTATTCAAAGCTTCAAGAAAAATGTATCAACAATGATGTAAAAGTAGTTGTAGATACAACAGGAGAATCGTTGATAGTTACTTTAAAATATAATCCCTTTTTAATAAAACCAAATAAAGAGGAGCTAGGAGAAATATTTGGCGTTGAAATGAATACACAAGAAGAAATTATTTTATATGCAAAAAAGCTTAGAGAGATGGGTGCGCAAAATGTAATCATTTCAATGGCAGGAGAGGGAGCTTTGCTTGTATGTAAAAGCGGTGTATATCATGGGTCTGTACCAAAGGGAGTTGTAAAAAATTCTGTGGGTGCAGGAGACTCCTTGATTGCAGGATTTATTGCTAGTTATTCACAGAACTTAGATATAGAGAAAGCTTTTAAAATGGGAATAGCTTCCGGCAGTGCTACAGCTTTTTCACTTGATCTATGTAAAAGAGAGGATGTTGAAAAATTACTAGATCAAGTAAAAATAAATAAAATTTAA
- the speD gene encoding adenosylmethionine decarboxylase, producing the protein MTNKIKLYGFNNLTKSLSFNIYDICYTKTEEDQKRYIEYIDEQYNSERLTKILTDVTEIIGASVLNVAKQDYDPQGASVTLLISEEEVPLYVLDPSCNRGIITPIRENIVGHLDKSHVTVHTYPESHPQNDISTFRVDIDVATCGQISPLKALNYLIDSFDSDIITIDYRVRGFTRDIDGKKHFIDHDINSIQDFIAEETIKRYSLIDMNIYQSNIFHTKMKLKDFKLDNYLFEKNEEDLSIEEKEEIIKKLDREMTEIFYGINLPKA; encoded by the coding sequence ATTACAAACAAGATAAAATTATATGGCTTTAATAATCTAACGAAATCACTAAGCTTTAATATTTATGATATTTGTTATACAAAAACAGAAGAAGATCAAAAAAGATATATTGAATATATTGATGAACAGTATAATTCTGAAAGATTAACAAAAATATTGACGGATGTTACAGAAATTATAGGAGCAAGTGTATTAAATGTTGCAAAACAAGACTATGATCCTCAAGGAGCAAGTGTAACATTATTGATTTCAGAAGAAGAAGTTCCTCTATATGTGTTAGATCCATCTTGTAATAGGGGAATCATAACACCTATTCGTGAAAATATTGTTGGACATTTAGACAAAAGTCATGTAACTGTGCATACTTATCCTGAAAGTCATCCGCAAAATGATATTAGTACCTTTAGGGTAGATATTGATGTTGCTACATGTGGTCAAATTTCTCCGCTGAAGGCTTTGAATTATTTAATAGACAGCTTTGATTCGGATATTATTACCATAGACTATAGAGTGAGAGGCTTTACAAGAGATATAGATGGTAAAAAGCATTTTATAGATCATGATATCAATTCTATACAAGATTTTATTGCTGAAGAAACTATAAAAAGATACAGTTTAATTGATATGAATATTTATCAATCAAATATATTTCATACAAAGATGAAGTTAAAGGATTTTAAGTTGGATAATTATTTGTTTGAAAAAAATGAAGAAGATTTAAGTATAGAAGAAAAAGAAGAGATTATTAAGAAATTAGATAGAGAAATGACAGAAATATTCTATGGAATTAATCTTCCAAAGGCTTAA
- a CDS encoding PTS fructose transporter subunit IIABC yields MRITDILKKDTIILNLKATTKQEVIDELVNKLDRAGRLNDKEAFKKAILKREEDASTGVGDGIAIPHAKTSAVKIPALAFGYSKKGIEYDSLDGKPVHIFFMIAGSENANAEHLETLSRLSVMLMNEDFREKIMNVKSEEELLNMIETQEKLKTEDQNKKTNDTKGLILAVTACPTGIAHTYMAADALKNKAQKMGVEIKVETNGATGVKNRLTDEEIKKATAIIVAADKQVDMARFEGKKVIQVPVAQGIKNAEELIMKGLNGDAMIYHHKGNIASDTLDKKERRGFYKHLMNGVSNMLPFVVGGGILIAISFFFGIKAFDPNDPSFHPFAKLLMDIGKGSAFFLMVPILAGFIGMSIADRPGFAPAMVGGLIAANNGAGFLGGLIAGFLGGYIVLFLKKAFTKLPESLEGIKPVLLYPLFGIFITGAIMLLVVVNPVKGLNLGLQNWLNGMGTANKVLLGLILGGMMAVDMGGPINKAAFTFGIAMIDAGNFAPHAAVMAGGMVPPLGIAIATTLFRNKFTKGEREAGKTCYIMGASFITEGAIPFAAADPGRVIPSIIVGSSVAGALSMIFNIGLPAPHGGAFVIPIVKGNPGLYIAAILIGALITALMLGFLKKPINNN; encoded by the coding sequence ATGAGAATAACAGATATTTTAAAGAAAGATACAATTATTCTTAATTTAAAGGCTACGACAAAACAAGAAGTAATCGATGAATTAGTAAATAAGCTAGATAGAGCAGGAAGATTAAATGATAAAGAAGCATTTAAAAAAGCAATTTTAAAAAGGGAAGAGGATGCTTCAACAGGTGTAGGTGATGGGATTGCTATTCCTCATGCAAAGACTAGCGCAGTGAAGATTCCAGCTTTAGCTTTTGGATATTCTAAAAAGGGTATAGAGTATGATTCATTAGATGGAAAGCCAGTGCATATTTTTTTCATGATTGCTGGTAGTGAGAATGCAAATGCTGAGCATTTAGAAACATTATCTAGGTTATCTGTAATGCTTATGAACGAAGATTTTAGAGAAAAAATTATGAATGTAAAGAGTGAAGAAGAATTGTTAAATATGATAGAGACCCAAGAAAAATTAAAAACCGAAGATCAAAATAAGAAAACAAATGATACTAAAGGATTAATTTTAGCAGTAACAGCTTGTCCAACAGGGATTGCACATACTTATATGGCTGCAGATGCTCTAAAAAATAAAGCACAAAAAATGGGTGTAGAAATAAAAGTAGAAACAAATGGTGCTACAGGAGTTAAAAATAGATTAACCGATGAAGAGATAAAAAAAGCTACAGCTATTATTGTTGCTGCAGATAAACAAGTAGACATGGCAAGATTTGAAGGAAAAAAAGTTATTCAAGTTCCAGTAGCACAAGGAATCAAAAATGCTGAAGAACTTATTATGAAAGGACTAAATGGAGATGCAATGATTTATCATCATAAGGGAAATATAGCATCTGATACCCTTGACAAAAAGGAAAGACGTGGTTTTTATAAACATTTGATGAATGGGGTTTCAAATATGCTTCCATTTGTAGTAGGTGGAGGAATATTAATTGCTATATCTTTCTTTTTCGGAATAAAAGCATTTGATCCAAATGATCCATCTTTTCATCCCTTTGCAAAGCTATTAATGGATATAGGTAAAGGAAGTGCATTTTTCTTAATGGTACCTATTCTTGCAGGATTTATTGGTATGAGTATAGCAGATAGACCAGGCTTTGCACCAGCTATGGTAGGAGGACTCATTGCAGCAAATAATGGAGCAGGATTTTTAGGAGGACTAATTGCGGGCTTCTTAGGCGGATATATTGTTTTATTTTTAAAGAAAGCGTTTACTAAGTTGCCAGAGTCATTAGAAGGAATTAAGCCGGTATTATTATATCCTTTATTTGGAATATTTATTACAGGAGCTATTATGTTACTCGTTGTTGTAAATCCTGTTAAAGGCTTGAATTTAGGGTTGCAAAACTGGTTAAATGGTATGGGAACAGCTAATAAAGTATTATTAGGATTAATATTAGGTGGTATGATGGCTGTAGATATGGGTGGACCTATTAATAAGGCTGCGTTTACTTTTGGTATAGCAATGATTGATGCTGGAAATTTTGCACCTCATGCCGCAGTTATGGCAGGTGGAATGGTGCCACCACTTGGAATAGCTATTGCAACAACATTATTTAGAAATAAATTTACAAAGGGTGAAAGAGAAGCAGGAAAGACTTGTTATATTATGGGAGCATCATTTATTACTGAGGGAGCTATTCCTTTTGCAGCAGCAGATCCAGGTAGAGTAATTCCATCTATTATTGTAGGATCATCAGTGGCAGGTGCCCTTTCTATGATATTTAATATAGGACTTCCAGCACCGCATGGTGGAGCTTTTGTTATTCCAA
- a CDS encoding pyrimidine-nucleoside phosphorylase, producing MRMYDLIMKKRNGEELTTEEINYFIQEYTKGEIPDYQVSALMMAIYFQKMNKRETADLTKAMVDSGEIIDLSAIEGVKVDKHSTGGVGDTTTLILGPIVAAAGAPVAKMSGRGLGHTGGTIDKLESFEGFSVDMSVERFIQNVNEKKIAIGGQTANLAPADKKLYALRDVTATVDNMSLIASSIMSKKIASGADAIVLDVKTGSGAFMKNEDDAFALAKEMVDIGTHIGRNTIAVITDMDQPLGFAVGNALEVKEAIDTLKGKGPKDLTELCLTLGAHMLVLGEKANTVEEARRVLEEIIASGKGINKLKELVKAQGGNEEFVENPSLFPTASIVEPVLANEEGYVKGIKADDIGRAALVLGAGRETKESEIDLSVGIVLHKKIGDFVKKGEKVATIHANSVEKQKIATDMILDAYTIVKEKIEAKTLIKGIVTKDGINRF from the coding sequence ATGAGAATGTATGATTTGATTATGAAAAAAAGAAATGGAGAAGAGTTGACAACAGAAGAAATCAATTATTTTATACAAGAATATACAAAAGGAGAGATTCCTGATTATCAGGTTTCAGCATTAATGATGGCTATTTATTTTCAAAAGATGAATAAACGAGAAACGGCTGATTTGACAAAGGCAATGGTAGATAGTGGAGAGATAATCGATTTATCAGCTATCGAAGGAGTAAAGGTTGATAAGCATAGTACAGGTGGTGTAGGGGATACGACTACATTGATATTAGGTCCTATTGTAGCGGCAGCTGGAGCACCTGTTGCAAAAATGTCAGGTAGAGGGCTTGGACATACTGGAGGAACTATTGATAAATTAGAGTCATTTGAAGGCTTTTCGGTAGATATGTCTGTTGAAAGGTTTATACAAAATGTAAACGAAAAGAAAATTGCTATAGGTGGACAAACTGCTAATTTAGCACCAGCAGATAAAAAGCTATATGCTCTTAGAGATGTAACTGCAACAGTAGACAATATGTCTTTAATTGCAAGCAGTATTATGAGTAAAAAGATAGCATCAGGAGCAGATGCTATTGTTCTTGATGTAAAGACAGGTAGCGGTGCTTTTATGAAGAACGAAGATGATGCTTTTGCTTTAGCCAAAGAAATGGTCGATATAGGAACACATATTGGTAGAAATACAATTGCAGTAATAACAGATATGGATCAGCCTTTAGGGTTTGCTGTTGGAAATGCACTAGAAGTGAAAGAGGCTATTGATACTTTGAAAGGGAAAGGACCTAAAGACCTTACAGAATTGTGTTTAACTTTAGGAGCACACATGCTTGTTTTAGGAGAAAAAGCCAATACTGTTGAAGAGGCAAGAAGGGTACTTGAAGAGATTATTGCATCAGGAAAAGGTATAAATAAGCTTAAAGAGCTTGTGAAAGCACAAGGGGGAAATGAAGAGTTTGTTGAGAACCCATCATTATTTCCTACTGCAAGTATTGTAGAGCCTGTACTAGCTAATGAAGAAGGCTATGTAAAAGGAATAAAGGCTGATGATATAGGAAGAGCAGCTTTAGTGCTTGGTGCAGGTCGTGAAACAAAGGAAAGTGAAATAGATTTATCTGTAGGAATTGTTCTTCACAAAAAAATTGGAGATTTTGTAAAAAAAGGAGAAAAAGTAGCTACTATTCATGCAAATAGTGTAGAAAAACAAAAAATAGCTACAGATATGATTTTAGATGCTTATACAATAGTCAAAGAGAAGATTGAAGCGAAAACTTTAATCAAGGGAATTGTTACTAAGGATGGGATAAATAGATTTTAA
- a CDS encoding DeoR/GlpR family DNA-binding transcription regulator encodes MLTERRHEIILEILKQKGSVRINELVEATSTSESTIRRDLTFLESVNALKRVHGGATLLKGRFNEPSYGEKQDQYVQEKTMIARYAASLIEDGDCVYLDAGTTTFKMIQFLNKKDIIVVTNGLKHIDMLVEKDINAYIVGGKVKSRTKAVIGTDALKNIEKFRFDKCFMGMNGIHLDYGFTTPDSEEAILKDTAINLSREAFVLADESKFGEVAFVKVADLKKAVIITNCEVEDYDKYRNKTRIKVVTE; translated from the coding sequence TTGCTGACAGAAAGAAGACATGAAATTATATTAGAAATTTTAAAACAAAAAGGATCAGTGAGAATTAATGAGCTTGTAGAAGCTACAAGTACATCAGAATCTACTATAAGACGAGATCTTACTTTTTTAGAAAGTGTAAATGCATTAAAGAGAGTACATGGAGGAGCTACTTTACTAAAAGGGAGATTTAATGAACCTAGCTATGGTGAGAAGCAAGATCAATACGTTCAAGAAAAAACAATGATTGCTAGATATGCGGCATCTTTAATAGAAGATGGGGATTGTGTGTATTTAGATGCTGGAACTACAACATTTAAAATGATTCAGTTTTTAAATAAAAAAGATATTATTGTGGTTACAAATGGATTAAAGCATATTGATATGTTAGTGGAAAAGGATATCAATGCCTATATCGTTGGTGGGAAAGTAAAATCACGAACAAAGGCTGTTATAGGGACAGATGCGTTGAAAAATATCGAAAAGTTTAGATTTGATAAATGCTTTATGGGAATGAATGGCATACATCTAGACTATGGATTTACTACTCCAGATTCTGAAGAGGCGATTCTTAAGGATACAGCGATAAACCTTTCTAGAGAAGCTTTTGTGCTAGCAGATGAAAGCAAGTTTGGAGAAGTAGCTTTTGTAAAGGTTGCGGACCTAAAAAAAGCAGTCATTATTACAAACTGTGAGGTTGAAGATTATGATAAATATAGGAACAAGACTAGAATAAAGGTTGTGACAGAATAA
- a CDS encoding carboxypeptidase-like regulatory domain-containing protein: MSDLYKLGQSKQGNLENVGEEIRLDINLDVDPFLNTGSITGTITDPDGNPVSGVLVKILDNNNNPLYHTLTDDTGFYNISDIVPASELRFSMIKTGYLLNDTTSFSIVAGQTITINATIHPDPNAELSTITAHIYDELGNPLEGVTASISKIVAGEEIPYAVTTTNEYGQCAFTKVELGSYIGRATKQGYHPTMIEIQVTQPGSIINLTGTMEISPTTSQGTINGVIKDDDGNPVIGAVVILYEVTGDPENPTLTPIRYTRTISGGAYLFGDVPQGKYIVKANKEQ, translated from the coding sequence ATGAGTGATTTATACAAACTTGGACAATCCAAACAAGGTAATCTAGAAAACGTTGGTGAAGAAATTAGATTAGACATAAACTTAGATGTAGACCCCTTTTTAAATACTGGATCTATTACAGGAACAATTACTGATCCTGATGGCAATCCCGTTTCAGGAGTTTTAGTTAAAATTTTAGATAACAACAACAACCCACTATATCATACCCTAACAGATGATACAGGCTTTTACAATATATCTGATATCGTTCCTGCATCTGAGCTTAGATTTAGCATGATTAAAACTGGTTATCTTCTTAATGATACAACCTCTTTTTCAATAGTTGCTGGCCAAACAATAACTATAAACGCTACAATACACCCTGATCCAAATGCAGAATTATCTACTATTACAGCTCATATATATGATGAGTTAGGAAATCCATTAGAAGGTGTAACCGCTTCTATATCAAAAATTGTTGCTGGTGAAGAAATACCATATGCTGTAACTACTACTAATGAATATGGTCAATGTGCTTTTACTAAGGTAGAACTAGGAAGTTATATTGGAAGAGCAACAAAGCAAGGATACCATCCTACTATGATTGAAATTCAAGTAACTCAACCTGGCTCAATAATAAATCTTACTGGAACTATGGAAATATCTCCTACTACCTCTCAAGGAACTATCAACGGTGTCATTAAAGATGATGATGGCAATCCTGTAATAGGTGCAGTAGTTATATTATATGAAGTTACTGGTGATCCTGAAAATCCAACATTAACTCCAATAAGGTATACAAGAACAATATCTGGTGGAGCATACCTATTTGGAGATGTTCCGCAAGGTAAATATATTGTAAAAGCAAATAAAGAACAATAA